A window of Corallococcus macrosporus DSM 14697 contains these coding sequences:
- a CDS encoding endonuclease encodes MTSVVGPRRSPLLARPTTETARETASSPRTTAAAGTSSFQPARPGLGGATPSMLTKLGAEFVPQTPSATQAAAANLKAAVGARAASLVHSTTPNADIKDHTTIESTIDVPGDATVESLKLNLDIEHTYRGDLKVTLTAPSGKSAVVSNRQGGSADDLAGAFDLSAFKGEPTKGAWTLEVQDAARGDTGTLKSWGLDITPETPVTEPEEPEEPEGGLFEGLRDGALLDALQDYSSGKRTVSYNEARRLMFSSLDVNESGNVVCVYTGAEVKGGKIPNNSVMNTEHTWPQSKGATGSAKSDLHHLYPTDSKANSRRGNFPFGVVVNERWSQNGAKFGTDARGNMVFEPPDSHKGNVARAMFYFSATYNKSISNDEEAVLKAWNKLDTVDSAEVERNRRISDIQGNSNAFVEDAALADRIKDF; translated from the coding sequence ATGACCAGCGTCGTCGGCCCCCGCCGCTCGCCCCTCCTCGCTCGCCCGACCACCGAAACCGCCCGTGAGACGGCGTCCTCCCCCCGGACGACCGCTGCCGCGGGCACCAGCTCGTTCCAGCCCGCGCGGCCGGGACTCGGGGGCGCCACGCCCTCGATGCTGACGAAGCTCGGCGCGGAATTCGTTCCCCAGACGCCCTCCGCCACGCAGGCGGCGGCGGCCAACCTGAAGGCCGCGGTGGGCGCACGCGCGGCGTCGCTGGTCCACAGCACCACGCCCAACGCGGACATCAAGGACCACACCACCATCGAGAGCACCATCGACGTCCCCGGGGACGCCACGGTGGAGTCGCTCAAGCTGAACCTGGACATCGAGCACACCTACCGGGGCGACCTGAAGGTGACGCTGACCGCGCCGTCCGGCAAGAGCGCGGTGGTGTCCAACCGTCAGGGAGGTTCGGCGGATGACCTGGCGGGCGCCTTCGACCTGTCCGCGTTCAAGGGCGAGCCCACGAAGGGCGCCTGGACGCTGGAGGTGCAGGACGCGGCGCGCGGCGACACCGGCACGCTGAAGTCCTGGGGCCTGGACATCACCCCCGAGACGCCCGTCACCGAGCCGGAGGAGCCCGAGGAGCCCGAAGGGGGCCTCTTCGAGGGCCTCCGCGACGGGGCGCTGCTGGACGCGCTCCAGGACTACTCGTCCGGCAAGAGGACGGTCAGCTACAACGAGGCCCGCCGGCTGATGTTCTCCAGCCTGGACGTGAACGAGAGCGGAAACGTCGTCTGCGTCTACACGGGCGCCGAGGTCAAGGGCGGCAAGATTCCCAACAACTCGGTGATGAACACCGAGCACACCTGGCCCCAGTCGAAGGGCGCCACGGGCTCCGCCAAGAGCGACCTGCACCACCTCTACCCCACCGACAGCAAGGCCAACTCCCGCCGCGGCAACTTCCCCTTCGGCGTGGTGGTCAACGAGCGGTGGAGCCAGAACGGCGCGAAGTTCGGCACCGACGCGCGCGGCAACATGGTCTTCGAGCCGCCCGACTCCCACAAGGGCAACGTGGCGCGCGCGATGTTCTACTTCTCCGCCACGTACAACAAGTCCATCTCCAACGACGAGGAGGCGGTGCTCAAGGCGTGGAACAAGCTCGACACGGTGGACTCCGCCGAGGTCGAGCGCAACCGCCGCATCTCCGACATCCAGGGCAACTCCAACGCCTTCGTCGAGGACGCGGCGCTGGCCGACCGCATCAAGGACTTCTAG
- a CDS encoding ABC transporter substrate-binding protein — protein sequence MNARLSELLSQAPPHPRRVVCLTEETTEVLYRLGAEDLVVGVSGFTVRPPQARKKPRVSSFLDANFERILELKPDLVLGFSDLQADIGRELAKRGVPVYLFNQRSIAEILQAVRLTGALVGRPEAAEALAAELTSNLERHADAAESLPRRPRIFFEEWHEPLISGIRWCSELVELVGGVDVCRESRASQGAQGRIFTPEEVARRDPEGVIASWCGRKAKREKIAARPGWAGVRAVVDDQLYEVKSSLILQPGPAALSDGVDRLARIVAAVARGEKLPPLRAGELRSAGA from the coding sequence ATGAACGCCCGCCTGTCCGAGCTGCTGTCCCAAGCGCCCCCTCATCCCCGCCGCGTGGTGTGTCTCACCGAGGAGACGACGGAGGTGCTCTACCGGCTGGGCGCGGAGGACCTGGTGGTGGGCGTGTCCGGCTTCACCGTGCGCCCGCCCCAGGCGCGCAAGAAGCCGCGGGTCAGCTCGTTCCTGGACGCGAACTTCGAGCGCATCCTGGAGCTGAAGCCGGACCTGGTGCTGGGCTTCTCCGACCTGCAGGCGGACATCGGCCGCGAGCTGGCGAAGCGGGGCGTGCCCGTCTACCTGTTCAACCAGCGCTCCATCGCCGAAATCCTCCAGGCCGTGCGGCTGACGGGCGCGCTGGTGGGGCGGCCCGAGGCCGCCGAGGCGCTGGCGGCCGAGCTCACGTCGAACCTGGAGCGGCACGCGGACGCGGCGGAGTCGCTGCCACGAAGGCCGCGCATCTTCTTCGAGGAGTGGCACGAGCCGCTCATCTCCGGCATCCGCTGGTGTTCGGAGCTGGTGGAGCTGGTGGGCGGCGTGGACGTGTGCCGGGAGTCGCGCGCCTCGCAGGGGGCGCAGGGGCGCATCTTCACGCCGGAGGAGGTGGCGCGGCGCGACCCCGAGGGCGTCATCGCGAGCTGGTGCGGACGCAAGGCGAAGCGGGAGAAGATCGCCGCCCGCCCCGGGTGGGCCGGGGTCCGGGCGGTGGTGGATGACCAGCTCTACGAGGTGAAGAGCTCGCTCATCCTCCAGCCGGGGCCGGCCGCCCTGTCGGACGGCGTGGACCGGCTGGCGCGAATCGTGGCGGCGGTGGCGCGGGGCGAGAAGCTGCCGCCCCTGCGCGCCGGGGAGCTGCGCTCGGCGGGGGCCTAG
- a CDS encoding serine/threonine-protein kinase — protein MMESNAPTNGAPPDVADPMLGRVLNERFRILETLGAGGMGRVYKAVQSPLDRLVALKVLNPQYGEGKDPGFQKRFFLEASVTAKLRHPNTVTVIDYGKTDDGIYYIAMEYLEGLTLGQLLTQVGPLPWPRALNITQQIARSLREAHKVGLIHRDLKPANVMVLNQETDHDVVKVLDFGLVKSFIGDAAPIPQDTSITQAGIILGSPQYMAPEQARNVADPRSDVYSLGVVLYQMLMGRPPFLAAQSIDVIVKHINELPPAFGALYPGHGIPGEVEALVMKCLAKSPPDRYQSMDEVMEAMRRTLSTVGVSGAFSGARFAGISGVGGVGGSGPISGPHGSGPHGAAGSGPATMALDISVEEAPEKGGRKPLGLILGGGALLAGLGAALVVALRPAAPTGSPPTLTPPPASRAAPEAAPREAAVAARPPDESVAEASDEELALAPLRRRTVEPVRFLVVSEPMGARVTYQGKDLGETPLNLEVAPAEGGVAEAVLFFTLDGYQRARGVAKGAGPEERFTQKLLPKKKASTRPAKAPDSSPYKDDPY, from the coding sequence ATGATGGAGAGCAACGCCCCGACGAATGGCGCCCCACCCGACGTCGCGGACCCCATGCTGGGCCGGGTCCTGAACGAGCGCTTCCGCATCCTGGAGACGCTCGGCGCCGGAGGCATGGGCCGCGTCTACAAGGCCGTGCAGTCACCGCTGGACCGGCTGGTGGCGCTCAAGGTGCTCAACCCGCAGTACGGCGAGGGCAAGGACCCCGGCTTCCAGAAGCGCTTCTTCCTGGAGGCCAGCGTCACCGCGAAGCTGCGCCACCCGAACACCGTCACCGTCATCGACTACGGCAAGACGGACGACGGCATCTACTACATCGCCATGGAGTACCTGGAGGGGCTGACGCTGGGCCAGCTCCTCACGCAGGTGGGCCCCCTGCCGTGGCCGCGCGCGCTCAACATCACCCAGCAGATCGCCCGCTCGCTGCGCGAGGCGCACAAGGTCGGCCTCATCCACCGCGACCTCAAGCCCGCCAACGTCATGGTCCTCAACCAGGAGACGGACCACGACGTGGTGAAGGTGCTCGACTTCGGCCTGGTGAAGTCCTTCATCGGTGACGCCGCGCCCATCCCGCAGGACACGTCGATTACGCAGGCGGGCATCATCCTGGGCTCGCCGCAGTACATGGCGCCGGAGCAGGCGCGCAACGTCGCCGACCCGCGCAGTGACGTGTACAGCCTGGGCGTGGTGCTCTATCAGATGCTGATGGGGCGGCCGCCCTTCCTGGCGGCGCAGAGCATCGACGTCATCGTCAAGCACATCAACGAGCTGCCGCCCGCCTTCGGCGCGCTCTACCCCGGCCATGGCATCCCCGGCGAGGTGGAGGCCCTGGTGATGAAGTGCCTGGCCAAGTCCCCCCCGGACCGCTACCAGTCCATGGACGAGGTCATGGAGGCCATGCGCCGCACCCTGTCCACGGTGGGCGTCAGCGGCGCCTTCAGCGGCGCGCGCTTCGCCGGCATCAGCGGCGTCGGCGGCGTCGGGGGCAGCGGCCCCATCAGCGGCCCCCACGGCAGCGGTCCCCACGGCGCGGCGGGCTCCGGCCCCGCCACCATGGCCCTGGACATCTCCGTGGAGGAGGCGCCGGAGAAGGGTGGCCGCAAGCCGCTGGGGCTGATCCTCGGCGGCGGCGCGCTGCTGGCGGGCCTGGGCGCGGCGCTGGTCGTGGCGCTGCGCCCCGCGGCCCCCACCGGCAGCCCGCCCACCCTGACTCCGCCCCCCGCGTCCCGGGCCGCGCCCGAGGCCGCCCCGCGGGAAGCCGCCGTGGCCGCGAGGCCGCCGGACGAGTCCGTGGCGGAGGCGTCCGACGAGGAGCTGGCCCTGGCGCCGCTGAGGCGGCGCACCGTGGAGCCGGTGCGCTTCCTCGTCGTCAGCGAGCCCATGGGCGCGCGCGTGACGTACCAGGGCAAGGACCTGGGCGAGACGCCCCTGAACCTCGAGGTGGCTCCGGCGGAGGGCGGCGTGGCGGAGGCCGTGCTGTTCTTCACCCTGGACGGCTACCAGCGCGCCCGCGGCGTCGCCAAGGGCGCGGGCCCCGAGGAGCGCTTCACGCAGAAGCTGCTGCCCAAGAAGAAGGCGAGCACGCGGCCCGCAAAGGCCCCAGACTCGTCGCCCTACAAGGACGACCCGTACTAG
- a CDS encoding TonB-dependent receptor domain-containing protein — protein MCLCAGEALADARLEARRHFRSGMSLIEKKQYDAGIAELEAAYAIKPHPNVLFNIARAYQDSGRPREALELYQRYLASNPPDAATVLPTVAALEEKLKTEEAQAAAQEPSSLPMPPPPAGMQSQQQLGALLERLEKAIERAEAMPVGPTAIPGLTPTGGAPGGTDDAAGDTDLGAVPYEERVVTASRRAQSSLDAPNATTVITAEDIRLSGATSLPELLRRVPGADVMALGVGSANVSLRGFNQRIANKVLVLVDGRTEYQDFLGLTIWSSIPIGLEEIERIEVIRGPGSALYGANAMLGVVNIITRAPGTGPRAQFSVTGGTGNTAAGSFISHGGSGALRYRAAAGYSQTDKWSRDYASGLPDVTLRGPDPDLGARGARASLSAVYSFTEGRQVGLSGGVNRFTTEIYPPGLLRNYFIDGLNAFAKGDVELGPLKVKTFWNHISSDAGPQYEATGQRSLVTALSSNLFGAELLFARDFELGGTHQLNVGVEGRLKRVAWGDYLGPLREQVHAAFFVQDEWRIVEPLALVASYRVDRHPLLDQGTPGLAHSPRISALFKPFENHAFRASAASAFREPTFLESYTQLTVPVPGINGVSTLTTGNPRLRPERLTAFELGWRGESPELGIDLDVALYQNTVRDLIGLSGVTRLPPGQSYDPGTGSYLLGSSSFTNEDAVYTARGAEAGVTLAPVDGLGLKLSASLQDVTSDREAEAECGPCNQAPQFRLYGGLTYRSRADLEFGVDAAYTSASTWIEREPAAADPTRIDLVSNPLRAYTVVNARVGYMAVKDTVTVALVGSHLGGAHSQHPFGNRIERRVYATLTVTP, from the coding sequence ATGTGTCTGTGCGCGGGGGAGGCCCTGGCGGACGCCCGCCTCGAGGCCCGCCGCCACTTCCGAAGTGGCATGAGCCTCATCGAGAAGAAGCAGTACGACGCGGGCATCGCGGAGCTCGAGGCCGCCTACGCCATCAAGCCGCACCCCAACGTCCTCTTCAACATCGCCCGCGCGTACCAGGACTCGGGCCGGCCCAGGGAGGCGCTGGAGCTGTACCAGCGCTACCTCGCCAGCAACCCGCCGGACGCGGCCACGGTGCTGCCCACCGTGGCCGCGCTGGAGGAGAAGCTGAAGACGGAGGAGGCGCAGGCCGCCGCGCAGGAGCCGTCATCGCTGCCCATGCCGCCGCCTCCGGCCGGCATGCAGTCGCAGCAGCAGCTGGGCGCCCTGCTGGAGCGGCTGGAGAAGGCCATCGAGCGGGCCGAGGCCATGCCGGTGGGCCCCACCGCCATCCCCGGCCTGACGCCCACCGGCGGCGCGCCCGGCGGCACGGACGACGCGGCCGGCGACACGGACCTGGGCGCGGTGCCCTACGAGGAACGCGTGGTGACGGCGAGCCGCCGCGCGCAGTCCTCGCTGGACGCGCCCAACGCCACCACCGTCATCACCGCCGAGGACATCCGCCTGTCGGGCGCCACCTCGCTGCCGGAGCTGCTGCGGCGCGTGCCGGGCGCGGACGTCATGGCCCTGGGCGTGGGCAGCGCCAACGTGTCGCTGCGCGGCTTCAACCAGCGCATCGCCAACAAGGTGCTGGTGCTGGTGGACGGCCGCACGGAGTACCAGGACTTCCTCGGCCTCACCATCTGGTCCTCCATCCCCATTGGCCTGGAGGAGATCGAGCGCATCGAGGTCATCCGCGGCCCGGGCAGCGCGCTGTACGGCGCCAACGCCATGCTGGGCGTGGTCAACATCATCACCCGCGCGCCCGGCACCGGCCCGCGCGCGCAGTTCAGCGTCACCGGCGGCACCGGCAACACCGCCGCGGGCTCCTTCATCAGCCATGGGGGCTCGGGCGCGCTGCGCTACCGCGCGGCGGCGGGCTACTCGCAGACGGACAAGTGGAGCCGGGACTACGCCAGCGGCCTGCCGGACGTGACGCTGCGCGGCCCCGACCCGGACCTGGGCGCCCGCGGCGCGCGCGCCTCGCTGTCCGCCGTGTACAGCTTCACGGAGGGCCGCCAGGTGGGCCTGTCCGGCGGGGTGAACCGCTTCACCACGGAAATCTATCCGCCGGGCCTGCTGCGCAACTACTTCATCGACGGCCTCAACGCCTTCGCCAAGGGCGACGTGGAGCTGGGGCCGCTGAAGGTGAAGACGTTCTGGAACCACATCTCCAGCGACGCGGGCCCCCAGTACGAGGCCACCGGCCAGCGCTCGCTGGTGACGGCGCTCAGCTCCAACCTCTTCGGCGCGGAGCTGCTCTTCGCGCGTGACTTCGAGCTGGGCGGCACGCACCAGCTCAACGTGGGCGTGGAGGGCCGCCTCAAGCGCGTGGCCTGGGGAGACTACCTGGGCCCGCTGCGCGAGCAGGTGCACGCCGCCTTCTTCGTGCAGGATGAATGGCGCATCGTGGAGCCGCTGGCGCTGGTGGCCAGCTACCGCGTGGACCGGCACCCGCTGCTCGACCAGGGCACCCCGGGCCTGGCGCACTCGCCGCGCATCTCCGCGCTGTTCAAGCCCTTCGAGAACCACGCCTTCCGCGCCAGCGCGGCCTCCGCCTTCCGCGAGCCCACCTTCCTGGAGAGCTACACACAGCTCACGGTGCCCGTGCCGGGCATCAACGGCGTCAGCACGCTCACCACCGGCAACCCGCGGCTCCGCCCCGAGCGCCTCACCGCCTTCGAGCTGGGCTGGCGCGGCGAGTCCCCGGAGCTGGGCATCGACCTGGACGTGGCCCTGTACCAGAACACGGTGAGGGACCTCATCGGCCTGTCCGGGGTGACGCGCCTGCCGCCGGGCCAGTCGTATGACCCGGGCACCGGCTCTTACCTGCTGGGCAGCTCGTCCTTCACGAACGAGGACGCCGTCTACACCGCGCGCGGCGCCGAGGCCGGCGTCACCCTGGCGCCGGTGGACGGCCTGGGCCTGAAGCTGAGCGCGTCGCTGCAGGACGTGACCTCGGACCGCGAGGCGGAGGCCGAGTGCGGCCCCTGCAACCAGGCGCCGCAGTTCCGGCTGTACGGCGGCCTCACCTACCGCTCCCGCGCGGATTTGGAGTTCGGCGTGGACGCGGCCTACACGTCCGCCTCCACGTGGATTGAGCGCGAGCCCGCCGCGGCGGACCCCACGCGCATCGACCTGGTGTCCAACCCGCTGCGCGCCTACACCGTGGTGAACGCGCGCGTGGGCTACATGGCCGTCAAGGACACCGTCACCGTCGCGCTGGTGGGCAGCCACCTGGGCGGCGCGCACTCCCAGCACCCCTTCGGCAATCGCATCGAGCGGCGCGTCTACGCGACCCTGACGGTGACTCCATGA
- a CDS encoding response regulator, with product MKAGTLPEPLPLRTTTTETTRPLGARPAAGTAPQRVLLVDDSRSIRTLLKIYLMARNFEFLEAESAEEGLKVSEAEPVDLVLTDFHMDGMNGADFAAQIRASANPRLAKVPILMMTGDPNVAEVRALGQKAGISAFVRKPVSCAQLMTLVDTILPLPRK from the coding sequence ATGAAGGCCGGAACCCTCCCCGAGCCCCTCCCCCTCCGCACCACGACGACGGAGACGACCCGTCCCCTCGGGGCGCGCCCCGCCGCGGGCACGGCTCCGCAGCGCGTGCTGCTGGTGGATGACAGCCGCTCCATCCGCACGCTGTTGAAGATCTACCTCATGGCTCGCAACTTCGAGTTCCTCGAAGCCGAGTCCGCCGAGGAAGGCCTGAAGGTGTCGGAGGCGGAGCCGGTGGACCTGGTCCTCACGGACTTCCACATGGATGGGATGAACGGCGCGGACTTCGCCGCGCAGATTCGCGCCAGCGCCAACCCGCGGCTGGCCAAGGTGCCCATCCTGATGATGACGGGCGACCCGAACGTGGCGGAGGTGCGCGCCCTGGGTCAGAAGGCGGGCATCAGCGCCTTCGTCCGCAAGCCGGTGAGCTGCGCGCAGCTCATGACGCTGGTGGACACCATCCTCCCGCTGCCGCGCAAGTAG
- a CDS encoding protein-methionine-sulfoxide reductase heme-binding subunit MsrQ: protein MASSPHPWLNPALVVGGLSPLLTLAVQGPRGELGPNAIEAALHQTGLLALVLLLASLACTPLRLVAGWTWPARVRRTLGLLAFTYAVAHFGVYAVLDQGLAWGTLWADVTERPFITVGFAALVLLVPLAVTSTKGWVRRLGFPRWQRLHRLAYLAAALGVVHFVWRVKKDLTEPVIYGAVLALLMAIRVGEAMRKRRARAAAAARNPA from the coding sequence ATGGCCTCATCTCCCCATCCCTGGCTCAACCCCGCGCTCGTCGTGGGGGGCCTGTCTCCGCTGCTGACGCTCGCCGTGCAGGGGCCCCGGGGGGAACTGGGGCCCAACGCCATTGAAGCCGCGCTTCACCAGACGGGGCTGCTGGCGCTGGTGCTGCTGCTGGCCTCCCTGGCGTGTACGCCGCTGCGGCTGGTGGCGGGGTGGACGTGGCCCGCGCGTGTGCGGCGCACGCTGGGCCTGCTGGCCTTCACCTACGCGGTGGCGCACTTCGGGGTGTACGCGGTGTTGGATCAGGGGCTGGCGTGGGGCACGCTGTGGGCGGACGTCACCGAGCGCCCCTTCATCACCGTGGGCTTCGCCGCGCTGGTGCTGCTGGTGCCGCTGGCCGTGACGTCGACGAAGGGCTGGGTGCGGCGGCTGGGCTTTCCGCGCTGGCAGCGCCTGCACCGGCTGGCCTACCTGGCCGCGGCGCTGGGCGTGGTGCACTTCGTGTGGCGCGTGAAGAAGGACCTCACCGAGCCGGTCATCTATGGCGCGGTGCTGGCGCTGCTCATGGCCATCCGCGTGGGTGAGGCGATGCGAAAACGCCGGGCCCGCGCCGCGGCGGCGGCCCGGAACCCGGCGTGA
- the msrP gene encoding protein-methionine-sulfoxide reductase catalytic subunit MsrP → MRDKPPAEPPSSEVTPEQTYLRRRELLKNAGLFAGTAVAVAGGLHLLGRKQTRPMDRFVPDAGLVAQPVVKAAGPFDTDEPPTPYEDVTTYNNFYEFGLDKNDPARFAHTLKPRPWSVVIDGEVHKPRTVDVEQLTSWFSLEERVYRMRCVEAWSMVIPWLGFPLAALLKRVEPTRHAKYVAFTTLLDPEQMPGQRRALLDWPYTEGLRLDEAMNPLTLLATGLYGRQLPNQNGAPLRLVVPWKYGFKGIKSIVRISLTREEPMTTWRLAAPREYGFYANVNPAVPHPRWSQASERRIGDFERRPTLPFNGYAEQVAHLYTGMDLRRFY, encoded by the coding sequence ATGCGTGACAAGCCGCCCGCCGAGCCCCCCAGCTCCGAAGTCACCCCCGAGCAGACGTACCTCCGGCGGCGCGAGCTGCTGAAGAACGCGGGCCTCTTCGCGGGGACGGCCGTGGCCGTCGCCGGAGGACTGCACCTGCTGGGGCGCAAGCAGACGCGCCCCATGGACCGCTTCGTCCCGGACGCGGGCCTGGTGGCGCAGCCGGTGGTGAAGGCGGCGGGCCCCTTCGACACGGACGAGCCGCCCACGCCCTACGAGGACGTCACCACCTACAACAACTTCTACGAGTTCGGCTTGGACAAGAACGACCCGGCCCGCTTCGCGCACACGCTGAAGCCCAGGCCGTGGAGCGTCGTCATCGACGGCGAGGTGCACAAGCCACGGACGGTGGACGTGGAGCAGCTCACGTCCTGGTTCTCCCTGGAGGAGCGCGTCTACCGCATGCGCTGCGTGGAGGCCTGGTCCATGGTGATTCCGTGGCTGGGCTTCCCGCTGGCGGCGCTGCTGAAGCGCGTGGAGCCCACCCGCCACGCGAAGTACGTCGCCTTCACCACGCTGCTGGACCCGGAGCAGATGCCGGGCCAGCGCCGCGCCCTGCTGGACTGGCCGTACACGGAGGGCCTGCGCCTGGACGAGGCGATGAACCCGCTCACCCTGCTGGCCACCGGGCTCTACGGCCGGCAGTTGCCCAACCAGAATGGCGCGCCGCTGCGGCTCGTGGTGCCGTGGAAGTATGGCTTCAAGGGCATCAAGTCCATTGTCCGCATCAGCCTCACGCGCGAGGAGCCCATGACGACCTGGCGGCTGGCCGCGCCGCGCGAGTATGGCTTCTACGCCAACGTGAACCCCGCCGTGCCGCACCCGCGCTGGAGCCAGGCCAGCGAGCGCCGCATCGGTGACTTCGAGCGCCGCCCCACGCTGCCCTTCAACGGCTACGCGGAGCAGGTGGCCCACCTCTACACCGGCATGGACCTGCGCCGGTTCTACTGA
- a CDS encoding fatty acid desaturase yields METSAGHRRPAPPGAWGVVIALIVMGAWGAHLAWALTRAALPWVEPLTWLHVALQAWLCTGLFITGHDAMHGTVSGRRWVNEAVGTVACFLFAGLSYRRLVVNHRAHHAHPTSEEDPDFSTHSQSFWPWLGTFMARYTTLPQLGVMAAKFNVLLFLGVSQPRILVFWVLPSVLGTLQLFYFGTYLPHRRPETPDMAPHHARTLPRNHLWALLSCFFFGYHWEHHESPGTPWWRLWRLKDARAREAALAQGAGTLPGQEGTAR; encoded by the coding sequence ATGGAGACTTCCGCCGGCCACCGCCGTCCCGCACCGCCCGGAGCCTGGGGCGTCGTCATCGCGCTCATCGTCATGGGCGCCTGGGGTGCGCACCTGGCCTGGGCGCTGACACGGGCGGCGCTGCCGTGGGTGGAGCCGCTCACCTGGCTGCACGTCGCCCTCCAGGCCTGGCTTTGCACGGGCCTCTTCATCACCGGCCATGACGCCATGCACGGCACGGTGTCCGGCCGGCGCTGGGTGAACGAGGCCGTGGGCACGGTCGCCTGCTTCCTCTTCGCGGGGCTGTCCTACCGGCGGCTGGTGGTGAATCACCGTGCCCACCATGCCCACCCCACGAGCGAGGAGGACCCCGACTTTTCCACTCACAGCCAGTCCTTCTGGCCCTGGCTGGGGACCTTCATGGCCCGCTACACGACGTTGCCCCAGCTTGGGGTGATGGCGGCCAAGTTCAACGTGCTGCTCTTCCTGGGCGTCTCCCAGCCGCGCATCCTCGTCTTCTGGGTGCTGCCCTCGGTGCTGGGCACCCTGCAGCTCTTCTACTTCGGCACCTACCTGCCGCACCGGCGCCCGGAGACGCCGGACATGGCCCCGCACCACGCGCGCACGCTGCCGCGCAACCACCTGTGGGCCCTGCTGTCGTGCTTCTTCTTCGGCTACCACTGGGAGCACCACGAGTCCCCGGGCACGCCCTGGTGGCGGCTGTGGCGCTTGAAGGACGCCCGGGCCCGCGAGGCCGCGCTGGCGCAGGGCGCCGGGACGCTCCCGGGACAGGAAGGCACTGCCCGGTAA
- a CDS encoding dipeptidyl-peptidase 3 family protein: MNRTLLSLLGAALLSGAAPAAEKTPPPRFPDAAELQRQTARFAPVELRVDLKALPESERQALARIVQASKLMDTLFLRQRWAGNEPLLLDLVKDETPLGRARLHAFLLDKGPWSSLDEARPFIPGVPAKPASANFYPAGATQAQVAAWVKSLPEARQKEATGFYTTIRRGTDGRFIAVPYSVEYQGELARAAALLREAAALTKQPTLKAFLTSRADAFLSNDYYASEVAWMELDASIEPTIGPYEVYEDEWFNYKAAFEAFVGLRDDAETRKLAKFSGQLQGLEDNLPIDPKLRNAKLGALAPIRVINSLFSSGDGNRGVQTAAFNLPNDERVSEKMGSKRVMLKNVQEAKFERVLLPIAKVALTPADQKDVSFEAFFTHILMHELMHGLGPSNITVGGKATTVRKELQAASSAIEEAKADISGLWALQRLVDTGVIDKSLERTMYTTFLASAFRSIRFGVDEAHGKGIAVQLNHFLDTGAVKVNADGTFSVVPAKMKPAVISLTKQLMELQGRGDRKAAEALLAKQGVVRPPVQRVLERLKDVPVDIAPRYVTAEELVRDVKK; the protein is encoded by the coding sequence ATGAACCGTACCCTCCTGTCCCTGCTCGGCGCGGCGCTGCTGTCGGGCGCCGCCCCCGCCGCGGAGAAGACGCCGCCCCCGCGCTTCCCGGATGCCGCGGAGCTCCAGCGTCAGACGGCGCGCTTCGCCCCGGTGGAGCTCCGGGTGGACCTGAAGGCGCTGCCGGAGTCCGAGCGCCAGGCCCTGGCCCGCATCGTCCAGGCCTCGAAGCTGATGGACACGCTCTTCCTGCGCCAGCGGTGGGCAGGCAACGAGCCGCTGCTGCTGGACCTGGTGAAGGACGAGACGCCGCTGGGCCGCGCGCGGCTGCACGCGTTCCTGTTGGACAAGGGGCCGTGGAGCAGCCTCGACGAGGCGCGGCCCTTCATCCCCGGCGTGCCGGCAAAGCCCGCGTCCGCCAACTTCTACCCGGCCGGGGCCACCCAGGCGCAGGTGGCGGCGTGGGTGAAGTCGCTGCCCGAGGCGCGGCAGAAGGAGGCCACGGGCTTCTACACCACCATCCGTCGCGGCACGGATGGCCGCTTCATCGCCGTGCCCTACAGCGTGGAGTACCAGGGGGAGCTGGCGCGGGCCGCGGCGCTCCTGCGCGAGGCCGCCGCGCTCACGAAGCAGCCCACGCTGAAGGCGTTCCTGACGTCGCGCGCGGACGCGTTCCTGTCCAACGACTACTACGCCAGCGAGGTGGCGTGGATGGAGCTGGACGCGAGCATCGAGCCCACCATCGGGCCCTATGAGGTCTACGAGGACGAGTGGTTCAACTACAAGGCCGCCTTCGAGGCCTTCGTGGGCCTGCGCGACGACGCGGAGACGCGGAAGCTGGCGAAGTTCAGCGGCCAGCTCCAGGGGCTGGAGGACAACCTCCCCATCGACCCGAAGCTGCGCAACGCGAAGCTGGGGGCGCTGGCGCCCATCCGCGTCATCAACAGCCTGTTCTCCTCCGGTGACGGCAACCGGGGCGTGCAGACGGCCGCCTTCAACCTGCCCAACGACGAGCGGGTGTCGGAGAAGATGGGCTCCAAGCGCGTGATGTTGAAGAACGTGCAGGAGGCCAAGTTCGAGCGCGTGCTGCTGCCCATCGCCAAGGTGGCGCTCACCCCGGCGGACCAGAAGGACGTGTCCTTCGAGGCCTTCTTCACCCACATCCTGATGCACGAGCTGATGCACGGCCTGGGGCCCAGCAACATCACCGTGGGCGGCAAGGCCACCACCGTGCGCAAGGAGCTCCAGGCGGCCTCCAGCGCCATTGAAGAGGCGAAGGCGGACATCTCCGGCCTGTGGGCGCTCCAGCGCCTGGTGGACACCGGCGTCATCGACAAGTCGCTGGAGCGGACCATGTACACCACGTTCCTGGCCTCCGCCTTCCGCTCCATCCGCTTCGGCGTGGATGAGGCGCATGGCAAGGGCATCGCCGTGCAGCTCAACCACTTCCTGGACACCGGCGCGGTGAAGGTGAACGCGGACGGCACCTTCTCCGTGGTGCCGGCGAAGATGAAGCCGGCCGTCATCTCGCTGACGAAGCAGCTCATGGAGCTTCAGGGCCGCGGAGACCGCAAGGCCGCCGAGGCGCTGCTGGCGAAGCAGGGCGTGGTGCGTCCCCCCGTCCAGCGCGTGCTGGAGCGCCTCAAGGACGTGCCGGTGGACATCGCGCCCCGCTACGTCACCGCGGAGGAGCTGGTACGCGACGTGAAGAAGTAG